In Modestobacter versicolor, a single genomic region encodes these proteins:
- a CDS encoding ABC transporter permease — MSTERLPAFGPAVAVVPRSAGRRLLDRLLARPSVGALFGVLGVGVFFALQAPGLLSSGGLATVLDIAAPLGIGGVAVALLLVAGQFDLSIGVVAVTSALLTALLVTETGLGLWPALLLSLAGALLVGAVNGVLVVTTGLPSFLVTLATFLVLQGGSLAVASAVAGSSRVSGLAGAEGWDSALAVFGATTQLGDGRFRISLLWWLAATAVTTWLLWRTRFGNAVFGSGGAPRASRELGVPVARTTVLLFLGTAAAGWLIGTLGLVRLGGVQVDPALGAEIEFIVVAVIGGCLLTGGYGSTVGASLGALLYAIAREGISLAGWDPRWFQAFLGVLLLVALLANGVVRRRLRAVPRS; from the coding sequence GTGAGCACCGAGCGGCTCCCCGCCTTCGGCCCCGCGGTCGCCGTGGTGCCGCGCTCCGCCGGCCGCCGGCTGCTCGACCGGCTGCTCGCCCGGCCCAGCGTCGGCGCGCTCTTCGGCGTGCTCGGCGTGGGGGTCTTCTTCGCCCTCCAGGCGCCCGGCCTGCTCAGCTCCGGCGGGCTGGCCACGGTCCTCGACATCGCCGCCCCGCTCGGCATCGGCGGGGTCGCGGTCGCCCTGCTGCTGGTGGCCGGCCAGTTCGACCTGTCCATCGGGGTCGTCGCGGTGACCAGCGCCCTGCTGACGGCGCTGCTGGTCACCGAGACCGGGCTCGGCCTCTGGCCGGCGCTGCTGCTCTCGCTGGCCGGCGCGCTGCTGGTCGGCGCGGTCAACGGCGTGCTGGTGGTCACCACCGGGCTGCCCAGCTTCCTGGTCACGCTCGCCACCTTCCTGGTGCTGCAGGGCGGCTCGCTGGCGGTGGCGTCGGCGGTCGCCGGCTCCTCCCGGGTCTCCGGGCTGGCCGGCGCGGAGGGCTGGGACTCGGCGCTGGCGGTGTTCGGCGCGACCACGCAGCTGGGCGACGGCCGGTTCCGCATCTCGCTGCTGTGGTGGCTGGCGGCGACCGCGGTCACCACCTGGCTGCTGTGGCGTACCCGGTTCGGCAACGCCGTCTTCGGCAGCGGGGGCGCTCCCCGGGCCTCCCGCGAGCTCGGCGTCCCGGTGGCCCGCACGACGGTGCTGCTGTTCCTGGGCACCGCCGCGGCCGGCTGGCTGATCGGCACGCTCGGGCTCGTGCGGCTCGGCGGCGTCCAGGTCGACCCGGCGCTGGGCGCGGAGATCGAGTTCATCGTGGTGGCGGTGATCGGCGGGTGCCTGCTCACCGGCGGCTACGGCTCGACCGTCGGCGCCTCGCTCGGTGCGCTGCTCTACGCCATCGCCCGGGAGGGGATCTCGCTGGCCGGCTGGGACCCGCGCTGGTTCCAGGCCTTCCTGGGAGTGCTGCTGCTGGTCGCGCTGCTGGCCAACGGCGTCGTCCGGCGCCGGCTGCGGGCGGTGCCGCGCTCGTGA
- a CDS encoding adenylosuccinate synthase → MPAVVLIGAQWGDEGKGKATDLLGGRVPYVVRYQGGNNAGHTVITPDGERYALHLIPSGILTPGCTPVIGNGVVIDPEVLIGELAGLEERGVDTSRLVISSDAHLIMPHHRALDRVTERFLGQRKIGTTGRGIGPAYGDKVARTGIRVQDLLDLSILRQKLEGTLQEKNQVLVKVYNRKAIDVDEVVEEYAGYAEALKHRIVDTRLLLGNALDAGEWVLLEGSQGTLLDVDHGTYPFVTSSNPTAGGAAVGAGVGPTRIERVVGILKAYTTRVGSGPFPTELHDQWGEYLRKHGGEVGVTTGRDRRCGWFDAVVARYASRVNGITDYFLTKLDVLSGLETVPICVAYDVDGVRHDEMPMTQTEFHHATPVYEEMPGWFEDITGCRRFEDLPANAQAYVRRLEELSGARVSVIGVGPGRDENVVIHDLIG, encoded by the coding sequence ATGCCCGCAGTCGTGCTGATCGGCGCCCAGTGGGGCGACGAGGGCAAGGGCAAGGCGACCGACCTGCTGGGTGGCCGGGTGCCGTACGTCGTCCGGTACCAGGGCGGCAACAACGCCGGCCACACGGTGATCACCCCGGACGGCGAGCGCTACGCGCTGCACCTGATCCCCAGCGGCATCCTCACGCCGGGCTGCACGCCGGTGATCGGCAACGGCGTGGTGATCGACCCCGAGGTGCTGATCGGCGAGCTGGCCGGCCTCGAGGAGCGCGGGGTGGACACCTCGCGCCTGGTGATCTCCTCCGACGCGCACCTGATCATGCCGCACCACCGGGCGCTGGACCGCGTCACCGAGCGCTTCCTGGGCCAGCGCAAGATCGGCACCACCGGGCGCGGCATCGGCCCGGCCTACGGCGACAAGGTGGCCCGCACCGGCATCCGGGTGCAGGACCTGCTCGACCTGTCGATCCTGCGGCAGAAGCTCGAGGGCACGCTGCAGGAGAAGAACCAGGTCCTGGTCAAGGTCTACAACCGCAAGGCGATCGACGTCGACGAGGTGGTCGAGGAGTACGCCGGCTACGCCGAGGCGCTCAAGCACCGGATCGTCGACACCCGGCTGCTGCTGGGCAACGCCCTCGACGCCGGCGAGTGGGTGCTGCTGGAGGGCTCGCAGGGCACCCTGCTCGACGTCGACCACGGCACCTACCCGTTCGTGACGTCGTCCAACCCGACCGCCGGCGGGGCGGCCGTGGGCGCCGGTGTCGGCCCGACCCGGATCGAGCGGGTCGTCGGCATCCTCAAGGCGTACACGACCCGGGTCGGCTCCGGCCCGTTCCCGACCGAGCTGCACGACCAGTGGGGCGAGTACCTGCGCAAGCACGGCGGCGAGGTCGGGGTGACCACCGGCCGCGACCGGCGCTGCGGCTGGTTCGACGCGGTGGTCGCCCGCTACGCCAGCCGGGTCAACGGGATCACCGACTACTTCCTCACCAAGCTCGACGTCCTCTCCGGCCTGGAGACGGTGCCGATCTGCGTGGCCTACGACGTCGACGGCGTGCGGCACGACGAGATGCCGATGACCCAGACCGAGTTCCACCACGCCACGCCGGTCTACGAGGAGATGCCCGGCTGGTTCGAGGACATCACCGGGTGCCGCCGGTTCGAGGACCTGCCGGCCAACGCGCAGGCCTACGTCCGCCGGCTCGAGGAGCTGTCGGGTGCCCGGGTCAGCGTCATCGGGGTCGGCCCCGGCCGCGACGAGAACGTCGTCATCCACGACCTGATCGGTTGA
- a CDS encoding glycerophosphodiester phosphodiesterase family protein, whose product MHETGLKAVDSPRRERTPLVIGHRGAPSYRPEHTLASYELAIDLGADLIEPDLVVTRDGELVARHENELSRSTDVAAHPEFADRRRTQEVDGEELTGWFTEDFTLAELRTLGAVERMPGVRPLNTAYDGRFGVLTLAEIVALVRRRSSPGRPVRVQAELKNPGWFAAQGLPMTELLAAELRRLDAVRSDGPVVVMAFEPEALRALRRDLGTDGTRLVQLVEEEGVQDALITPSGLREISTYADGIAPHKGRILLHGADGALVGVSDLITQAHRAGLTVEPWTLRPENVFLPSHLRRGSDPSGIGDAQTEARLLLALGVDGVITDAPETAHRARAELTAEAMAPVRPRR is encoded by the coding sequence ATGCACGAGACCGGCCTGAAGGCCGTCGACTCGCCGCGCCGGGAGCGCACGCCGCTCGTCATCGGCCACCGGGGAGCCCCCAGCTACCGACCCGAGCACACCCTCGCCAGCTACGAGCTGGCCATCGACCTGGGTGCCGACCTGATCGAGCCCGACCTCGTGGTGACCCGCGACGGCGAGCTCGTCGCCCGGCACGAGAACGAGCTCTCCCGCTCCACCGACGTCGCCGCCCACCCGGAGTTCGCCGACCGCCGGCGCACCCAGGAGGTCGACGGCGAGGAGCTGACCGGCTGGTTCACCGAGGACTTCACCCTCGCCGAGCTGCGCACCCTGGGCGCGGTGGAGCGGATGCCCGGCGTGCGCCCGCTGAACACCGCCTACGACGGCCGCTTCGGCGTCCTCACCCTGGCCGAGATCGTGGCGCTCGTCCGCCGCCGGTCCTCCCCCGGCCGCCCGGTGCGGGTGCAGGCCGAGCTGAAGAACCCCGGCTGGTTCGCCGCCCAGGGGCTGCCGATGACCGAGCTGCTGGCCGCCGAGCTGCGCCGGCTGGACGCCGTCCGCTCCGACGGCCCGGTCGTCGTGATGGCGTTCGAGCCCGAGGCGCTGCGCGCGCTGCGCCGCGACCTGGGCACCGACGGGACCCGGCTGGTGCAGCTGGTCGAGGAGGAGGGCGTCCAGGACGCGCTCATCACGCCGTCCGGGCTGCGCGAGATCTCCACCTACGCCGACGGGATCGCCCCGCACAAGGGCCGGATCCTGCTCCACGGCGCCGACGGCGCCCTGGTCGGCGTCTCGGACCTGATCACCCAGGCGCACCGGGCCGGGCTGACCGTCGAGCCGTGGACGCTGCGGCCGGAGAACGTCTTCCTGCCCAGCCACCTGCGCCGCGGCAGCGACCCCAGCGGCATCGGCGACGCGCAGACCGAGGCGCGGCTGCTGCTGGCCCTCGGTGTGGACGGCGTGATCACCGACGCCCCGGAGACCGCGCACCGGGCCCGCGCCGAGCTCACCGCCGAGGCGATGGCCCCGGTCCGCCCCCGCCGCTAG
- the rsgA gene encoding ribosome small subunit-dependent GTPase A: MSELSVPTGAAPPDVPAGCEVARVARVDRGLLTVLTATGEHRVRLGGALHDESAPAVGDWVAVRGELAVRLLPRRTAFVRTAAGRGSAPQVVAANVDLVLVVDSLVGDARLRRVERYLAVAWASGATPVVVLTKADVCPDVPAAVARVAEDAVGVEVLAVSAVSGAGLGALQSLLTPGSTAAMVGPSGVGKSSLANALAGRPVAATAEIREDGRGRHTTTARELHLLPGGGLLIDTPGMRELALPGGEGLDTTYADVAGLAADCRFRDCAHRTEPGCAVAAAIDRGELDPARFTAWRKLQAEAHRQELRADARARALEHQRVRALHREMRARPARPHR, translated from the coding sequence GTGAGTGAACTCTCAGTCCCGACGGGCGCGGCGCCGCCGGACGTGCCTGCCGGCTGCGAGGTCGCCCGGGTGGCCCGGGTCGACCGCGGCCTGCTCACCGTGCTCACCGCGACCGGTGAGCACCGGGTGCGCCTGGGCGGCGCGCTGCACGACGAGTCCGCCCCCGCGGTCGGTGACTGGGTGGCGGTCCGCGGCGAGCTCGCCGTCCGGCTGCTGCCCCGGCGCACGGCCTTCGTGCGCACCGCCGCCGGGCGCGGCTCGGCCCCGCAGGTGGTGGCGGCCAACGTGGACCTGGTGCTGGTCGTCGACTCGCTGGTGGGCGATGCCCGGCTGCGCCGCGTGGAGCGGTACCTGGCGGTGGCCTGGGCCAGCGGGGCGACGCCGGTCGTCGTCCTGACCAAGGCCGACGTGTGCCCGGACGTGCCCGCCGCGGTGGCCCGGGTGGCCGAGGACGCCGTGGGCGTCGAGGTGCTGGCGGTCAGCGCGGTGAGCGGCGCGGGCCTCGGGGCGCTGCAGTCGCTGCTCACCCCGGGCAGCACCGCGGCGATGGTCGGCCCCTCGGGGGTGGGCAAGTCGAGCCTGGCCAACGCGCTGGCCGGCCGCCCGGTGGCCGCGACGGCGGAGATCCGGGAGGACGGCCGCGGACGGCACACGACCACCGCCCGCGAGCTGCACCTGCTGCCCGGCGGCGGGCTGCTGATCGACACCCCGGGGATGCGCGAGCTGGCGCTGCCCGGGGGAGAGGGGCTGGACACCACCTACGCCGACGTCGCCGGCTTGGCCGCCGACTGCCGGTTCCGGGACTGCGCGCACCGCACCGAGCCCGGCTGCGCGGTCGCCGCCGCGATCGACCGGGGCGAGCTCGACCCGGCCCGGTTCACCGCCTGGCGCAAGCTGCAGGCCGAGGCGCACCGGCAGGAGCTGCGCGCCGACGCCCGGGCGCGCGCCCTCGAGCACCAGCGGGTGCGGGCGCTGCACCGGGAGATGCGGGCCCGCCCCGCCCGCCCCCACCGCTGA
- the purD gene encoding phosphoribosylamine--glycine ligase codes for MRVLVIGSGAREHALCVALQSDPAVTALACAPGNAGTAVIAQPFAVDAADPMAVTALATEFRADLVVIGPEVPLVAGVADAVRDAGIACFGPSQQAAQIEGSKAFAKHVMTAAGVPTAGFWAVGGPAELETALDEAGPPYVVKDDGLAAGKGVLVTTHRAAAVAHGRAVLDAGHPVLIEEFLDGPEVSLFALSDGTTVVPLLPAQDHKRRDDGDGGPNTGGMGAYAPLPWAPEGLVEEVRATVLQPTVDEMARRGEPFSGLLYAGLALTSRGVKVVEFNARFGDPETQVVLPLLETPLAGLLLAAATGTLAEQPPLRWRDAAAVTVVVAAAGYPERPRTGDPVTGAGGEGVLHAGTVVGPDGLVHSAGGRVLAVTAVGADLAAARQTAYERVAAVRLAGAHWRTDIALAAVEGRITAG; via the coding sequence GTGCGCGTCCTCGTGATCGGTTCCGGTGCCCGGGAGCACGCCCTGTGCGTGGCTCTGCAGTCCGACCCCGCCGTCACGGCGCTGGCCTGCGCGCCCGGCAACGCCGGCACCGCGGTCATCGCCCAGCCGTTCGCCGTCGACGCCGCCGACCCGATGGCGGTCACCGCGCTGGCCACCGAGTTCCGCGCGGACCTCGTCGTGATCGGACCGGAGGTGCCGCTGGTCGCCGGGGTCGCCGACGCCGTCCGGGACGCCGGCATCGCCTGCTTCGGCCCGTCCCAGCAGGCCGCCCAGATCGAGGGCTCGAAGGCCTTCGCCAAGCACGTGATGACCGCGGCCGGCGTGCCCACCGCGGGCTTCTGGGCGGTCGGCGGCCCGGCCGAGCTGGAGACGGCGCTGGACGAGGCCGGCCCGCCCTACGTGGTCAAGGACGACGGGCTGGCCGCGGGCAAGGGCGTGCTGGTCACCACCCACCGGGCGGCGGCGGTCGCGCACGGGCGCGCCGTCCTGGACGCCGGCCACCCGGTGCTGATCGAGGAGTTCCTCGACGGCCCCGAGGTGTCGCTGTTCGCCCTGTCGGACGGGACGACGGTCGTGCCGCTGCTGCCCGCCCAGGACCACAAGCGCCGGGACGACGGCGACGGTGGCCCGAACACCGGCGGGATGGGCGCCTACGCCCCGCTGCCCTGGGCGCCGGAGGGGCTGGTCGAGGAGGTGCGGGCCACCGTCCTGCAGCCGACCGTCGACGAGATGGCCCGCCGCGGTGAGCCGTTCAGCGGGCTGCTCTACGCCGGCCTCGCGCTCACCTCGCGCGGGGTGAAGGTGGTGGAGTTCAACGCCCGTTTCGGCGACCCGGAGACGCAGGTCGTGCTGCCGCTGCTGGAGACCCCGCTGGCCGGGCTGCTGCTCGCCGCCGCCACGGGCACGCTGGCCGAGCAGCCGCCGCTGCGCTGGCGCGACGCCGCCGCGGTCACCGTCGTCGTCGCGGCCGCCGGCTATCCCGAGCGTCCGCGCACCGGCGACCCGGTCACCGGTGCGGGCGGCGAGGGGGTGCTGCACGCCGGCACGGTCGTCGGCCCCGACGGGCTGGTGCACTCCGCCGGTGGGCGGGTGCTGGCCGTCACCGCGGTCGGGGCCGACCTGGCCGCGGCCCGGCAGACCGCCTACGAGCGGGTCGCCGCCGTCCGGCTGGCCGGGGCGCACTGGCGCACCGACATCGCCCTGGCCGCCGTCGAGGGGCGCATCACCGCCGGCTGA
- a CDS encoding AI-2E family transporter: protein MQLRPGPLIARARERIRAAREHDPHAWPDGTVLVLEDGSRAVVEHVEEPPADGDVTPPAPAGTGADDAGGEHPPGSPRPGTPDVDVPGGVSGPPSPGGAPPTPGRDRSRGSLLAPEAAPRSVERDVPNGLRIAAAWSWRAVAVLLALYLLLRAAGYVAVVVVPVIVALLLAALLQPGAAYLRRRGWPVALSALTMLVVGLGVVAGIVTLVVEEFVAGYDDLASQVDEGLTQVQDFVTRTFPITDGQISDAVDSASDAVVDNRDVLTSGALTTAATVGEVLTGLLLTLFTLFFFLMDGRQIWLWIVGLTPANSQAYLDEAARRSWRTLISYVRATIAVAAFDAVFIGVGLLFLGTPLVVPLAALVFLGAFIPIIGSFLAGTVSVLVTLVAVGPVRALIALGIIVLVMQLEGHVLQPLLLGRAVSVHPLAVVLGIAAGLLIGGIFGALIAVPVIACGNVAGTYLSRRHEGPRPPQPDTRRARRLVTTR, encoded by the coding sequence ATGCAGCTCCGGCCGGGACCCCTGATCGCCCGAGCGCGCGAGCGCATCCGGGCCGCCCGCGAGCACGACCCGCACGCCTGGCCCGACGGCACCGTGCTGGTGCTGGAGGACGGCAGCCGCGCCGTCGTCGAGCACGTCGAGGAGCCGCCCGCGGACGGCGACGTAACCCCACCCGCCCCGGCCGGCACCGGCGCCGACGACGCCGGCGGGGAGCACCCGCCGGGCAGCCCGCGGCCGGGCACCCCGGACGTCGACGTCCCCGGCGGGGTGAGCGGGCCGCCGTCACCCGGCGGCGCCCCCCCGACGCCGGGCCGGGACCGGAGCCGCGGCAGCCTGCTCGCCCCCGAGGCCGCCCCGCGGTCGGTGGAGCGCGACGTGCCCAACGGGCTGCGGATCGCCGCCGCGTGGTCCTGGCGGGCGGTCGCGGTGCTCCTCGCCCTGTACCTGCTGCTGCGGGCGGCGGGCTACGTCGCGGTCGTCGTCGTCCCGGTGATCGTCGCGCTGCTGCTGGCCGCGCTGCTGCAGCCCGGCGCGGCGTACCTGCGCCGCCGCGGCTGGCCGGTGGCCCTGTCGGCGCTGACCATGCTGGTGGTCGGGCTCGGCGTGGTCGCCGGGATCGTCACCCTGGTCGTCGAGGAGTTCGTCGCCGGCTACGACGACCTGGCCTCGCAGGTCGACGAGGGCCTCACCCAGGTGCAGGACTTCGTCACCCGGACCTTCCCGATCACCGACGGCCAGATCAGCGACGCGGTCGACAGCGCCAGCGACGCCGTCGTCGACAACCGCGACGTGCTCACCTCCGGGGCGCTCACCACGGCCGCCACGGTCGGCGAGGTGCTCACCGGCCTGCTGCTGACCCTGTTCACCCTGTTCTTCTTCCTGATGGACGGCCGGCAGATCTGGCTGTGGATCGTCGGGCTGACCCCGGCGAACTCCCAGGCCTACCTGGACGAGGCGGCCCGCCGCTCCTGGCGGACGCTGATCTCCTACGTCCGGGCCACGATCGCGGTGGCCGCCTTCGACGCGGTCTTCATCGGCGTCGGGCTGCTGTTCCTCGGCACCCCGCTGGTGGTGCCGCTGGCCGCCCTGGTCTTCCTCGGCGCCTTCATCCCGATCATCGGGTCGTTCCTGGCCGGCACGGTGTCGGTGCTGGTGACCCTGGTGGCGGTCGGGCCGGTGCGGGCGCTGATCGCGCTCGGGATCATCGTGCTGGTCATGCAGCTGGAGGGGCACGTGCTGCAGCCGCTGCTGCTCGGCCGGGCGGTCTCGGTGCACCCGCTGGCGGTGGTCCTGGGCATCGCGGCCGGGCTGCTGATCGGCGGCATCTTCGGAGCGTTGATCGCCGTCCCGGTGATCGCCTGCGGCAACGTCGCGGGCACCTACCTGTCCCGCCGCCACGAGGGGCCGCGACCACCCCAGCCGGACACCCGGCGCGCCCGACGCCTGGTCACCACCCGCTGA
- a CDS encoding SMI1/KNR4 family protein — protein MTQVVLRAPSLTGLTGEALLDVVRRRAGDWPVRTVRRGLLRREQLELVPSDAGAGVLDEASRPRVGAMLQHLVSSCLHLEVEVDGGGRRVELTHDGVAAHVAAAGLVPGTTYVLRWSSPDRRPEPDVEGDAAVDAAWQRIERWFAEHHPLGVTVLAPGATEEALLALEETIGRPVPPPLRRSLERHDGQGEGITTLTEGHELLGAACIADEWTMMREISERNPPDDGWWRPSWVEFTSDGSGNGLCLDADTGEVLFRDEVEGGSVETRRFEGWLTRWAEELESGEQVIDSRGDIDLAWAAD, from the coding sequence ATGACCCAGGTCGTCCTGCGCGCCCCGAGCCTGACCGGCCTCACGGGCGAGGCCCTCCTGGACGTCGTCCGCCGCCGGGCCGGCGACTGGCCGGTGCGGACCGTCCGGCGCGGCCTGCTCCGCCGCGAGCAGCTGGAGCTCGTGCCGAGCGACGCCGGAGCCGGGGTCCTCGACGAGGCGTCGCGGCCGCGGGTGGGCGCGATGCTGCAGCACCTCGTCTCGTCGTGCCTGCACCTCGAGGTCGAGGTCGACGGCGGTGGCCGCAGGGTCGAGCTGACCCACGACGGCGTCGCCGCGCACGTCGCCGCCGCGGGCCTCGTGCCCGGGACGACGTACGTGCTGCGCTGGAGCTCGCCCGACCGCCGGCCCGAGCCCGACGTCGAGGGCGACGCGGCGGTCGATGCGGCCTGGCAGCGGATCGAGCGCTGGTTCGCCGAGCACCACCCGCTCGGGGTTACCGTGCTGGCGCCCGGGGCCACCGAGGAGGCCCTGCTGGCGCTGGAGGAGACGATCGGCAGGCCCGTCCCGCCGCCGCTGCGCCGCTCGCTGGAACGCCACGACGGCCAGGGCGAGGGGATCACCACCCTCACCGAGGGGCACGAGCTGCTCGGCGCCGCCTGCATCGCCGACGAGTGGACGATGATGCGCGAGATCAGCGAGCGGAACCCGCCGGACGACGGGTGGTGGCGGCCGTCGTGGGTGGAGTTCACCTCGGACGGCTCGGGGAATGGCCTGTGCCTGGACGCCGACACCGGCGAGGTGCTCTTCCGCGACGAGGTGGAGGGCGGCTCGGTCGAGACCCGGCGTTTCGAGGGCTGGCTGACCCGCTGGGCCGAGGAGCTCGAGTCCGGCGAGCAGGTCATCGACTCCAGGGGCGACATCGACCTGGCCTGGGCCGCGGACTGA
- the purB gene encoding adenylosuccinate lyase produces the protein MIDRYTLPEMGRVWSDQHKYELWCRVETLVLEAHAAAGRVPADVVEPVRNAPPPTPERVAEIEETTQHDVIAFLTAWADNTEPRSAAAYVHHGMTSSDLLDTALAVQLTDATDVLLDKADRLVAALRDHGLAHRHTIKVGRTHGVHAEPVVWGHRVADLAFAAARSRDRLRRAREAVGVVAISGAVGTYSLIDPAVEVTVAEALHLRAADASTQVVLRDGISEWVSALAVIATVCEAVALEVRHGQRTEVRELSEAFGSGQKGSSAMPHKKNPIRSERIAGLARVVRAAIVPVMEGIPLWHERDISHSSTERVFLPDASITTDYLLDLTAGLVENLVVDADRMRANLESTGGLIYTSAVLLELVESGMGREQSYALVQSAAMRTWQDGTPFRQTLRERAAAEGVALDEAKLDEICRPENYVANLGPLFDRLAALS, from the coding sequence ATGATCGACCGGTACACCCTCCCCGAGATGGGGCGGGTCTGGAGCGACCAGCACAAGTACGAGCTGTGGTGCCGGGTGGAGACCCTGGTGCTGGAGGCCCACGCGGCGGCCGGGCGGGTGCCCGCCGACGTCGTGGAGCCGGTGCGCAACGCGCCGCCGCCCACGCCCGAGCGGGTCGCGGAGATCGAGGAGACGACGCAGCACGACGTCATCGCCTTCCTCACCGCGTGGGCGGACAACACCGAGCCCCGCTCGGCGGCGGCCTACGTGCATCACGGGATGACCTCCTCGGACCTGCTGGACACCGCCCTCGCCGTCCAGCTCACCGACGCGACCGACGTCCTGCTGGACAAGGCCGACCGGCTGGTGGCCGCGCTGCGCGACCACGGGCTGGCGCACCGGCACACCATCAAGGTCGGCCGCACCCACGGCGTGCACGCCGAGCCCGTCGTCTGGGGCCACCGGGTCGCCGACCTGGCCTTCGCCGCGGCGCGCAGCCGGGACCGGCTGCGCCGGGCGCGCGAGGCGGTCGGCGTGGTCGCCATCTCCGGCGCCGTCGGCACCTACTCGCTGATCGACCCCGCCGTCGAGGTGACCGTGGCCGAGGCGCTCCACCTGCGCGCGGCCGATGCGTCCACCCAGGTGGTGCTGCGCGACGGGATCAGCGAGTGGGTCTCCGCGCTGGCGGTCATCGCCACCGTCTGCGAGGCGGTCGCGCTGGAGGTGCGGCACGGGCAGCGCACCGAGGTGCGGGAGCTGTCCGAGGCGTTCGGCTCGGGCCAGAAGGGCTCCAGCGCGATGCCGCACAAGAAGAACCCGATCCGGTCCGAGCGGATCGCCGGCCTGGCCCGGGTGGTCCGCGCGGCGATCGTGCCGGTCATGGAGGGCATCCCGCTGTGGCACGAGCGGGACATCTCGCACTCCTCCACCGAGCGGGTGTTCCTGCCCGACGCCTCGATCACCACCGACTACCTGCTCGACCTGACCGCGGGGCTGGTGGAGAACCTCGTCGTCGACGCCGACCGGATGCGGGCGAACCTGGAGTCGACCGGCGGGCTGATCTACACCTCCGCCGTCCTGCTGGAGCTGGTCGAGAGCGGCATGGGCCGGGAGCAGTCCTACGCGCTGGTCCAGTCCGCGGCGATGCGCACCTGGCAGGACGGGACGCCGTTCCGGCAGACGCTGCGCGAGCGGGCGGCCGCCGAGGGCGTGGCGCTGGACGAGGCGAAGCTGGACGAGATCTGCCGGCCGGAGAACTACGTGGCCAACCTCGGCCCGCTGTTCGACCGCCTCGCCGCGCTGTCATGA
- a CDS encoding phosphoribosylaminoimidazolesuccinocarboxamide synthase → MTVPFELVARGKVREVYAVDADRLLLVASDRISAYDHVLPTPIPDKGRVLTALSVWWFEQLTPVLAEHGATHHLLAAGPELTAEGVPAELAGRAMLVRRLEMLPVECVARGYLSGSGTVEYQRSGAIVDVPLPAGLVEGSRLPEPVFTPSTKAEVGEHDEPIPFTGVVDAVGAEQAEALRSLTLALYRRGAEIAEAAGIVLADTKFEFGTAGGGLVLGDEVLTPDSSRFWPATTWSPGAAQPSYDKQFVRDWLTVSGWDRVSEPPELPEDVVAATRDRYVRAYEQLTGQPFS, encoded by the coding sequence ATGACCGTGCCGTTCGAGCTGGTCGCCCGGGGCAAGGTCCGCGAGGTCTACGCCGTGGACGCCGACCGGCTGCTGCTCGTCGCCAGCGACCGGATCTCCGCCTACGACCACGTGCTGCCCACGCCGATCCCGGACAAGGGCCGGGTGCTCACCGCGCTGTCGGTGTGGTGGTTCGAGCAGCTCACCCCGGTGCTCGCCGAGCACGGCGCCACCCACCACCTGCTGGCCGCCGGGCCGGAGCTGACCGCGGAGGGCGTGCCGGCCGAGCTGGCGGGCCGGGCGATGCTGGTCCGCCGGCTGGAGATGCTGCCGGTGGAGTGCGTGGCCCGCGGCTACCTGTCCGGGTCGGGCACGGTCGAATACCAGCGCAGCGGCGCGATCGTCGACGTCCCGCTGCCCGCCGGCCTGGTCGAGGGCTCGCGGCTGCCCGAGCCGGTGTTCACCCCGTCGACCAAGGCCGAGGTGGGCGAGCACGACGAGCCGATCCCGTTCACCGGGGTGGTCGACGCCGTCGGCGCGGAGCAGGCCGAGGCGCTGCGCTCGCTGACGCTGGCGCTGTACCGCCGCGGCGCGGAGATCGCCGAGGCGGCCGGGATCGTGCTGGCCGACACCAAGTTCGAGTTCGGCACCGCCGGCGGCGGGCTGGTGCTCGGCGACGAGGTGCTGACGCCGGACTCCTCGCGCTTCTGGCCGGCCACCACCTGGTCGCCGGGGGCCGCGCAGCCCTCCTACGACAAGCAGTTCGTCCGCGACTGGCTGACCGTCTCCGGCTGGGACCGGGTGTCCGAGCCACCGGAGCTGCCCGAGGACGTCGTGGCGGCCACCCGGGACCGCTACGTGCGCGCCTACGAGCAGCTCACCGGTCAGCCCTTCAGCTGA